The nucleotide window GGTTGATCCGGTCGCGCTCCTTCAGGATCTCGTCGGCCTGGATTTCAATGTCGGAAATCTGGCCGCCGACCTGGCCGGCGGGCTGATGGATCATGACCTTGGCGTTGGGCAGGGCGAACCGTTTCCCCTTGGAGCCGCCGGCAAGCAAGACCGCCGCGCCGCTGGCCGCCAGGCCCACACAGTAGGTCGACACCGGGCAGGTCAGAATCTGCATCGTGTCATACATGGCCAGCGTGGCCGAGACGCTGCCGCCGGGCGAGTTGATGTAGAAGTGGATGTCCTTGCGGCGGTTTTCGCTCTGCAGGAACAACAGCTTCATCACCACTTCGTTGGCGTTGCCGTCGTAGATCTCTCCCTGCAGGAAGATGATCCGGTTTTCCAACAGCAGATCGCCCAGCGTCATCTGCCGCTGCCGCTGATAGTCGCGATAGTTGGCTGACGGAGCGACGGGACTGGTTGCCGAATGCCTGCTCATGACGGATCCTTACTGGTCCACAAAATCGTTCAGCCGGCCCAGCTTCCAAGGGCCGGCGAAGGTTCGCACGGCGTCGGAGCCAGTCCGGGGCACATGTATTCTAGGGGCCTCGCTCGATTGGGGTAGCCCTGTCTCGCGCTGCGAGGCACGACGACGACTACCAGCGAGCGAAATCCACTCGGGCGCTCAATCCAAACGGGCGCTTAACTCAATCAAGCGCTGCTGGCAAGAATGGCCGCCGGTCCCGCGGCCTGGGGCGAATCACATCCTTGCTTCGGTCGCGCTTGACTGTCTTGGGCTAGCCGCGTATGCGGTACCCGCTACTACGTGGCCGTTCCTTCGGTGGTCTCGGCTTCGCCGCCGCCGGCCGCTTCGTCCAGCGCCTCGGCTTCGGGGGCCTCGAACTCGAAGGGAACTTCCTTGAACTTGGCATCGGCCAGGATCAGTTCAATCACCTTGCGCTCGATCACCTGGTTGCGCAGGGTATCCATCAGGCCGCGCTTTTCCAATTGCGCCCGCACGCGCCGCACGCTTTCGCCGCTTTGGGCGGCGATCAGCTCGATTTCGGCGTCATAATCCTCGGGCAGCGCCTCGATCTTTTCTTCCTCGGCGATGCGCTCGAGCACGAAATGCTCTTTCAGCGAGCGGGCCGTCGACATGCGGCTGTTCTGGGTCAGCTCGTTGATCCGCAGCCGGATTTCCTGGTCGCTGAAGCCGCTGCGACGCAACTCGAGGACCGTCCGTTCCAACTCGCGGCGCGATTGCCGGTCGAGCAGGGACGGCGGCAAATCCCAGTCGGCCGCCACGGTCAACGAGGCCAGCACCTGCTGGCGGGCACGCTGTTGTTGTTCATACGAAACACGACGTGTCAGGCTGTCCTTGATCGCGTCGCGCAGGGCCGCCTCGTCGGCAAAGCCGCCCAGTTCGTCCAGCAGGGCCGGCGTCACCTCGGGCAACTCCAGCCGCTTGACTTCCAGCACTTCGAACTCGGCCTTGATCTTCTTGCCGCGCAGGGCTTCGTTCGGCGCGTCGTCCGACAACTCGGCTTCGCCGGTGCGGGTTTCGCCACCCTTGACCCCCTTCATCAACTTCTCGAAGCCGGCCACGTTGCCGTCGCGGAAGCTGAGGGTCGGGCGAATGCGCAGGGTTTGCTCTTGCAGCTTGGTGACTTCGGTGTCGCCATCCTTGAAGGTGACGTTGCAGACCAGGTAATCACCCTTGCCGGCGGCCCCGTCGACCGGGACCAGCTTGCCGCTCCGTTCAAGCACGTGGCGCAACTCGCGGTCGACGTCGGCGTCGCTGATCTGGCGCGTGGGCCGCTCAATCGACAGCCCCTTCCACTGGGGCAGGTCGAATTCGGGACGGACTTCGATATCGAACTCGAAGGTCATCGGCCCTTCGTCCGGCATCACGATCGCCTCGGCGTCGAAGTCGGGCTCGCTGATCGGCGTCAACTTCTGATCGTCCGACAACTGGCCCAGGCTATCGACCACCAGCGAGCCCTTGACCTGGTCGGCCACGTCCTTGCGGAACTTGGCTTCGACCAGCTTGCGCGGCGCGCGGCCGGCGCGAAAGCCCGGCACCGTGGCCTTGGGCATCATCTCGCTGAACGAGTTGTCAAAGTAACGATCGATGTCGGCTCGCGAGATCGTGATCGTCACGTGCCGTTCACAGGCGCTCTTGCGGTCGATCTTGACTTGCAGGTCAAGCTTCGGCGCCGCTTCGGCGGTTTCGGGAGTGGTGTCTTCGGATGTCGACTGCGAGGAAGTCATAACCGACCGCGTTCCATTCGTGTGAGCAAAAAAAGATTCGGCTTCGTTACTAGCTTGGATTCGCTGGACCAGCCAACTCGATGATCGCAGCTTAATCGCCCCAGGGCGTGAGAGCTTGGCGCTCGACAACACGTGGCCGCAACTCC belongs to Planctomycetota bacterium and includes:
- the tig gene encoding trigger factor produces the protein MTSSQSTSEDTTPETAEAAPKLDLQVKIDRKSACERHVTITISRADIDRYFDNSFSEMMPKATVPGFRAGRAPRKLVEAKFRKDVADQVKGSLVVDSLGQLSDDQKLTPISEPDFDAEAIVMPDEGPMTFEFDIEVRPEFDLPQWKGLSIERPTRQISDADVDRELRHVLERSGKLVPVDGAAGKGDYLVCNVTFKDGDTEVTKLQEQTLRIRPTLSFRDGNVAGFEKLMKGVKGGETRTGEAELSDDAPNEALRGKKIKAEFEVLEVKRLELPEVTPALLDELGGFADEAALRDAIKDSLTRRVSYEQQQRARQQVLASLTVAADWDLPPSLLDRQSRRELERTVLELRRSGFSDQEIRLRINELTQNSRMSTARSLKEHFVLERIAEEEKIEALPEDYDAEIELIAAQSGESVRRVRAQLEKRGLMDTLRNQVIERKVIELILADAKFKEVPFEFEAPEAEALDEAAGGGEAETTEGTAT
- a CDS encoding ATP-dependent Clp protease proteolytic subunit translates to MSRHSATSPVAPSANYRDYQRQRQMTLGDLLLENRIIFLQGEIYDGNANEVVMKLLFLQSENRRKDIHFYINSPGGSVSATLAMYDTMQILTCPVSTYCVGLAASGAAVLLAGGSKGKRFALPNAKVMIHQPAGQVGGQISDIEIQADEILKERDRINHILAHHTGQSIEKIAHDTDRDFYIHAKEAVTYGLVDEILTRPPVSGKEDEDE